One segment of Planctomycetota bacterium DNA contains the following:
- a CDS encoding SGNH/GDSL hydrolase family protein encodes MTFLTWTAILWAATGPLPAQNDKAQANSYDDAWESAWVSHCRSVYRTDGKTAGFVLQVGDSITHSNPYSQWPRYGAGRTAEDLAIVSWCRADVPFSSTQNDTSNKNGWYLTAADTSGWRGMTSAGGLRTDEFLTGSGNGATPMPATTDPATARAYVADGTTYIADLNAATVAAAFLDAQFAVLMLGTNDAGGGRAAADYLRDLTSIVDIFEGRNIVVILSTLPPRQGAETLIDAYNAQIRDLARTRGLPLIDYYAEILARRPGTSWQGTLISSDGIHPNATGSANDPYTPGGDPSVHRTGDNAMNDGYLLRSWLTIQKLKEVKSYVADGNDPPSPPPEPEPEPSPSPGPGPGRTLGDDNDSNDAPCGCGSVRAGLPGAVWIGGLLLGILLACAGRRA; translated from the coding sequence ATGACTTTTTTGACCTGGACGGCGATCCTCTGGGCGGCGACCGGTCCGCTCCCGGCTCAGAACGACAAGGCGCAGGCAAACTCCTACGACGACGCGTGGGAGTCCGCCTGGGTGTCCCATTGCCGCTCCGTGTATCGGACGGACGGGAAAACCGCGGGGTTCGTCCTTCAGGTGGGCGATTCGATCACCCACTCGAACCCGTACTCTCAATGGCCCCGCTATGGGGCCGGGCGGACCGCCGAGGATCTGGCGATCGTTTCCTGGTGCCGGGCGGACGTCCCGTTCTCCTCCACCCAGAACGACACGTCCAACAAGAACGGCTGGTACCTGACGGCCGCCGACACCTCCGGCTGGCGCGGCATGACCTCGGCGGGCGGTCTTCGGACCGATGAATTCCTGACCGGCAGCGGAAACGGGGCGACGCCGATGCCCGCCACCACCGACCCCGCCACGGCCCGCGCCTACGTCGCCGACGGAACAACCTACATTGCCGATCTGAACGCCGCGACCGTCGCCGCCGCCTTCCTGGACGCCCAGTTCGCCGTCCTGATGCTAGGCACGAACGATGCCGGAGGCGGACGGGCGGCCGCGGACTACCTCCGCGACCTGACCTCGATCGTCGATATCTTCGAAGGACGCAACATCGTCGTGATTCTGAGCACCCTGCCTCCGCGCCAGGGCGCCGAGACGCTGATCGACGCGTACAACGCGCAGATCCGCGATCTCGCCCGAACGCGCGGCCTTCCGCTCATCGACTACTATGCGGAGATCCTCGCGCGGCGGCCCGGCACCTCGTGGCAGGGAACCCTCATCTCCTCCGACGGGATCCACCCGAACGCGACCGGATCCGCCAATGATCCCTACACGCCCGGAGGGGATCCCTCGGTCCACAGAACGGGCGACAACGCGATGAACGACGGTTACCTCCTGCGAAGCTGGCTCACGATTCAGAAGCTTAAGGAAGTCAAAAGCTACGTCGCCGACGGCAACGATCCCCCCTCGCCGCCGCCGGAACCCGAGCCCGAACCGTCGCCGTCCCCGGGGCCCGGCCCGGGAAGGACTCTCGGGGACGATAACGACAGCAACGACGCTCCCTGCGGCTGCGGATCCGTCCGCGCGGGACTTCCGGGAGCCGTCTGGATCGGCGGGCTTCTGCTGGGCATTCTTCTGGCCTGCGCCGGCCGGCGGGCCTGA
- a CDS encoding aminopeptidase, whose translation MPRRQGRRNRAVLVAALVGAPLVSGCYLARQAEGQIRLLFDLRPVEEVRSDPALLPEERRSLELVADVKAFGEREMGLARTAAYTTFFDTRGRPVSWIVSACPPDRFAPVTWWFPIVGSVPYKGFFRREDALEEAAALLERGYDVSLSPVAAYSTLGYLPDPVLSPMLDDPPEELAALILHELTHATLYRAGETDFNEGLATFVGRQGAIDYTRARFGEASAPHERALRALEEERRRAARADEAFRRLRELYASDAPRDRKLALRDRVAGFRVNNARILMARRYGRLDTFEELWRRAGGDWTRFFALARGDAS comes from the coding sequence ATGCCACGGCGCCAAGGAAGACGAAATCGTGCAGTACTGGTAGCCGCCCTCGTTGGGGCGCCGCTGGTCTCGGGCTGCTACCTCGCCCGGCAGGCCGAAGGACAGATCCGGCTCCTCTTCGATCTGCGACCCGTGGAGGAGGTCCGGTCCGATCCGGCCCTGCTGCCCGAGGAGCGCCGGTCCCTCGAGCTCGTCGCCGACGTCAAGGCGTTCGGAGAACGGGAGATGGGACTGGCCCGCACCGCCGCGTACACGACCTTCTTCGACACCCGCGGCCGGCCCGTCAGCTGGATCGTCTCCGCGTGCCCTCCGGATCGCTTCGCGCCGGTGACCTGGTGGTTCCCGATCGTCGGAAGCGTCCCGTACAAGGGCTTCTTCCGCCGCGAAGACGCTCTCGAGGAGGCCGCCGCCCTCCTGGAGCGCGGCTACGACGTCTCCCTGTCCCCCGTCGCCGCGTACTCCACGCTGGGCTACCTGCCCGACCCCGTCCTTTCTCCGATGCTCGACGATCCCCCCGAGGAGCTCGCGGCCCTCATCCTGCACGAGCTGACGCACGCCACGCTCTACCGCGCGGGGGAGACGGACTTCAACGAGGGGCTGGCGACGTTCGTGGGCCGCCAAGGGGCGATCGACTACACCCGCGCCCGGTTCGGGGAGGCGTCCGCGCCGCACGAGCGCGCCCTCCGGGCGCTCGAGGAGGAGCGCCGCCGCGCCGCGCGCGCGGACGAGGCCTTCCGGCGCCTTCGGGAGCTCTACGCGTCCGACGCGCCGCGCGACCGCAAGCTCGCGCTCCGGGACCGGGTCGCGGGTTTCCGGGTCAACAACGCGCGGATCCTGATGGCGCGGCGGTACGGGCGCCTCGACACGTTCGAGGAGCTCTGGCGGCGGGCCGGAGGAGACTGGACGCGCTTTTTCGCGCTGGCCCGCGGCGACGCCTCCTGA
- a CDS encoding aconitate hydratase codes for MKIETDPAGVRRIYERTREALAVLRRRLNRPLTLSEKILFGHLWDPAGQELAPGKAILQLRVDRVAMQDATAQMAILQFAQAQIPKVAVPATVHCDHLIQAYQGARPDTETAYSVNREVYDFLSSACRKYGIGFWKPGSGIIHQVVFENYAFPGGLMIGTDSHTPNAGGLGMIAVGVGGADAVDALAGLPWEVKHPKLIGVRLTGRLQGWTAPKDVILWVCQQLTVKGGTDHIVEYFGPGCASISATGKATICNMGAEHGATTSIFPYDERMAIYLRATGRAELAALADANADLLRPDEGAEKHYDRLLELDLSTLEPYVTGPHSPDRARPVSRLKEEAGREKFPEKISAALIGSCTNSSYEDIVRVVDVARQARARGLKAQVPFYVTPGSDRIYATIRREGFLEELEAVGARVLANACGPCIGQWKRDDVRPGETNVIVNSFNRNFPGRNDGNPNTLSFIASPELVTAYALAGRLDFNPVADSLPGDGTLRPPAPAPEVPPQGFAAGTEGYVPPADDGSSVEIQIDPKSPRLQLLKPFEPWDGRDFVECPLLLKVAGKCTTDHISPAGKWLAYRGHLDRISDNMFTDAIDAFTGRRAGEDVPRRAREYKAQGKRWVVVGDWNYGEGSSREHAAMSPRYLGAAAIIVRSFARIHETNLKKQGVLPLTFADPADYERVRKDDRISILGLRDLAPGKDVEAVLHHADGSSERLRLRHSLTAEQIEWFKAGSALNLLKQRYKG; via the coding sequence ATGAAAATCGAAACCGATCCCGCCGGCGTCCGGCGGATCTACGAGCGCACCCGGGAGGCGCTCGCCGTTCTCCGCCGGCGGCTCAACAGGCCTCTGACGCTTTCCGAAAAGATCCTCTTCGGGCATCTCTGGGACCCCGCCGGCCAGGAGCTGGCGCCCGGGAAGGCGATCCTGCAGCTTCGCGTGGACCGCGTGGCGATGCAGGACGCGACGGCCCAGATGGCGATCCTCCAGTTCGCCCAGGCGCAGATCCCCAAGGTCGCCGTGCCCGCGACCGTCCACTGCGACCACCTGATCCAGGCCTACCAGGGGGCGCGCCCCGACACGGAGACCGCGTATTCGGTCAACCGCGAGGTCTACGATTTTCTCTCCTCCGCGTGCCGCAAGTACGGCATCGGCTTCTGGAAGCCGGGATCGGGCATCATTCACCAGGTGGTCTTCGAAAACTACGCGTTCCCGGGCGGGCTGATGATCGGCACCGACTCGCACACGCCGAACGCGGGCGGGCTCGGGATGATCGCCGTGGGCGTGGGCGGCGCCGACGCCGTGGACGCCCTGGCGGGGCTCCCCTGGGAAGTGAAACATCCCAAACTCATCGGCGTCCGCCTCACGGGGCGCCTGCAGGGATGGACGGCCCCGAAGGATGTGATCCTCTGGGTCTGCCAGCAGCTGACCGTCAAGGGCGGGACCGACCACATCGTGGAATACTTCGGGCCGGGCTGCGCCTCGATCAGCGCCACCGGAAAGGCCACGATCTGCAACATGGGGGCCGAGCACGGAGCGACGACATCGATCTTCCCTTACGACGAACGCATGGCGATCTACCTGCGCGCGACGGGCCGGGCGGAGCTGGCGGCGCTCGCGGACGCCAATGCCGACCTTTTGCGTCCGGACGAAGGAGCCGAGAAGCACTATGATCGCCTCCTCGAGCTGGATCTTTCGACCCTGGAGCCGTACGTGACGGGGCCTCACTCGCCCGATCGGGCGCGTCCCGTCTCGCGCCTTAAGGAGGAAGCCGGCCGGGAGAAGTTTCCCGAGAAGATTTCGGCGGCGCTGATCGGAAGCTGCACGAACTCCTCTTATGAGGACATCGTCCGGGTCGTGGACGTGGCGCGGCAGGCCCGGGCCCGGGGCTTGAAGGCGCAGGTGCCGTTCTATGTCACGCCGGGCTCGGACCGGATCTACGCCACGATCCGCCGGGAAGGATTTCTCGAGGAGCTGGAGGCCGTGGGGGCGCGCGTGCTGGCCAACGCGTGCGGCCCGTGCATTGGACAGTGGAAGCGCGACGACGTGCGTCCCGGGGAAACCAACGTCATCGTCAATTCGTTCAACCGGAACTTTCCCGGTCGCAATGACGGAAATCCGAACACGCTTTCGTTCATCGCCAGCCCGGAGCTCGTAACGGCCTACGCCCTGGCGGGGCGGCTGGATTTCAATCCCGTGGCGGATTCCCTTCCGGGGGACGGGACGCTGCGGCCGCCCGCGCCGGCGCCCGAGGTTCCGCCCCAGGGGTTCGCCGCCGGGACGGAAGGCTACGTGCCTCCGGCCGACGACGGCTCGTCGGTGGAGATTCAGATCGATCCCAAGAGCCCGCGTCTTCAGCTTCTCAAGCCTTTCGAGCCCTGGGACGGGCGGGACTTCGTGGAGTGTCCCTTGCTTCTCAAGGTCGCCGGCAAGTGCACGACGGACCATATCTCACCCGCCGGGAAGTGGCTGGCGTACCGGGGCCATCTGGACCGGATCAGCGACAACATGTTTACGGACGCCATCGACGCCTTCACGGGCCGGCGGGCCGGCGAGGACGTCCCGCGCCGGGCCCGCGAGTACAAGGCGCAGGGAAAGCGGTGGGTCGTCGTCGGAGACTGGAATTACGGCGAGGGCTCCAGCCGGGAGCACGCCGCCATGTCTCCCCGGTACCTGGGCGCGGCCGCGATCATCGTCCGGAGCTTCGCGCGCATTCACGAGACGAACCTCAAGAAGCAGGGCGTCCTGCCCCTGACCTTCGCGGACCCGGCGGACTACGAGCGGGTCCGGAAGGACGATCGCATCAGCATTCTGGGACTGAGGGATCTGGCGCCGGGCAAGGATGTCGAAGCGGTGCTCCATCACGCCGACGGTTCGTCGGAGCGGCTGCGCCTGAGGCACTCGCTGACGGCGGAGCAGATCGAGTGGTTCAAGGCGGGATCCGCGCTCAACCTGCTCAAGCAGCGCTACAAAGGATAG